A portion of the Luxibacter massiliensis genome contains these proteins:
- a CDS encoding diguanylate cyclase, producing the protein MNSKPTVLVVDDVELNRAFLNDMLKDEYHIIEATDGLQAVNLLEQCRQQIDVVLLDLVMPVMDGFEVLEIMNQKHWIENIPVIMISAATSSNYTDRSFALGVVDYISRPFDSCIIRHRIKNTIMFYSKQHALQKLVQQQVHEKEKYNSLMIDALCSIAEFRNGESISHIRRVRTITEILLKAFIEKHPEYPLTSSDITAISNAAALHDIGKIAIPEEILNKPGRLDPEEFETMKRHSAIGADIITQMHLKNHKLLIRYAHDICRWHHEKWDGKGYPDGLSGNEIPLCAQVVSLADVYDVLVNKRVYKPAYSHKKAMQMIMDGECGQFNPELLKCLISKNKILSEGFMEDTDSYQASFDVEEISKELIGQKAPESPSDRTMLLLERERVKYQFLASLSNEILFEYDTKSDALTFSEQGHIELGLEIFISNVRQRRGQIHILSEKDAKDIWEKIFSTTVDNPLLKLEYLVNTPSGEQLWYKFIIRSLWTNDLEPLCIGFIGKMNNIHHQKLEADRLRNLAEKDSMTGLYNKATARRLVTSLLSGLSLQQSAALLFFDLDNFKQANDTRGHAFGDSLLKHVAEILHTNIRQDDIAARLGGDEFMVFLGRIHSRADIEKKAAQLCSALNSTFEGYTFSASIGIAVYDQDGDSFDLLLYHADIALYDVKRNGKGKYMFYQGGGDTTIRKPSS; encoded by the coding sequence ATGAATTCGAAACCTACAGTTCTTGTAGTAGACGATGTTGAATTAAACAGGGCATTTTTAAATGATATGCTTAAAGATGAATATCATATTATAGAAGCAACAGACGGGCTGCAGGCCGTCAATCTTTTGGAACAATGCAGGCAGCAAATTGATGTAGTTCTATTAGATCTGGTTATGCCGGTAATGGATGGATTTGAGGTATTGGAAATCATGAATCAGAAGCACTGGATAGAAAATATCCCCGTTATTATGATTTCTGCTGCCACCTCCTCCAATTATACGGACCGAAGCTTTGCTCTCGGCGTGGTAGACTATATTAGCCGCCCCTTTGATTCATGTATTATACGGCACCGGATTAAAAATACTATTATGTTTTATTCAAAGCAGCATGCGCTGCAGAAATTGGTCCAGCAGCAGGTACACGAGAAAGAAAAGTATAATTCATTGATGATTGATGCACTCTGCTCCATTGCAGAATTCAGGAATGGAGAATCTATTTCCCATATCAGAAGAGTACGTACCATTACAGAGATCCTTTTAAAGGCATTCATAGAAAAACATCCTGAATATCCTCTGACCAGTTCAGATATCACCGCAATTTCTAATGCTGCCGCCCTGCATGATATTGGGAAAATTGCCATCCCTGAAGAAATCCTCAATAAACCCGGAAGGCTGGACCCTGAAGAATTTGAAACCATGAAGCGGCATTCTGCCATTGGAGCCGATATAATCACACAGATGCATCTAAAGAATCATAAACTGTTGATTCGGTATGCACACGACATATGCCGGTGGCACCACGAAAAATGGGACGGCAAAGGCTACCCGGACGGACTTTCCGGAAATGAGATTCCGCTCTGTGCGCAGGTAGTTTCTCTTGCCGATGTATACGACGTACTTGTAAATAAACGGGTCTACAAACCAGCGTATAGCCATAAAAAAGCTATGCAAATGATTATGGATGGTGAGTGCGGGCAGTTTAATCCTGAACTCTTGAAATGTCTTATAAGCAAAAACAAAATATTAAGTGAAGGATTCATGGAGGATACAGATTCCTACCAGGCGTCCTTTGATGTGGAAGAGATATCAAAAGAACTTATCGGGCAGAAAGCTCCCGAAAGTCCCTCTGACAGGACTATGCTCCTGCTTGAGAGAGAACGGGTAAAATACCAGTTTTTAGCCTCTCTCTCTAATGAAATTCTTTTTGAATACGATACCAAATCAGATGCCCTCACCTTTTCTGAGCAGGGCCACATTGAACTTGGATTAGAGATATTTATTAGTAATGTCAGGCAGCGGAGGGGACAGATACATATACTCAGTGAAAAAGATGCGAAAGATATATGGGAGAAAATATTCAGCACTACTGTAGATAACCCTCTTTTAAAGTTGGAATATCTGGTCAATACACCTTCAGGAGAGCAGCTCTGGTATAAATTTATCATCCGTTCTCTCTGGACAAACGATCTGGAACCTCTGTGCATTGGTTTTATCGGAAAGATGAACAATATCCACCATCAGAAGCTGGAAGCAGACCGTCTGCGAAATCTGGCGGAAAAGGATTCTATGACAGGTTTATATAACAAAGCAACGGCCAGGCGTCTTGTAACCTCTTTACTGTCAGGACTTTCCCTGCAGCAGTCTGCGGCACTCTTGTTTTTTGATTTGGATAATTTTAAACAGGCAAATGATACCCGTGGTCATGCCTTTGGAGACAGCCTGCTTAAGCATGTAGCCGAAATACTCCATACAAATATCCGGCAGGATGATATTGCCGCCAGGCTGGGCGGAGATGAATTTATGGTATTTTTAGGCAGAATTCACAGCCGTGCAGACATAGAGAAAAAGGCGGCTCAGCTCTGCAGCGCCTTAAACAGTACTTTCGAAGGCTATACCTTCTCCGCGAGCATCGGAATTGCTGTCTATGACCAGGATGGGGACAGTTTCGACCTGCTGCTATATCACGCAGATATCGCCTTATATGATGTCAAACGAAACGGGAAAGGGAAATATATGTTTTACCAGGGCGGCGGGGACACCACCATACGTAAACCGTCCTCATAA
- a CDS encoding ferritin, with product MLNEKVSTLLNTQVNKEFYSAYLYLHFANFYVEQGLNGFSNWYHIQAQEERDHAMLFLQYMQNNDTPVTFEQIDKPDVLLSNNMAPLEEGLKHEKYVTGLIHNIYDAAYSVKDFRTMQFLDWFVKEQGEEETRAKDQVKKMELFGSDPKSLYLLDQEMAGRTYAAPSLVL from the coding sequence ATGTTAAATGAAAAAGTTTCTACGTTACTAAACACACAGGTTAATAAAGAGTTTTACTCTGCATATCTATACCTGCATTTCGCTAATTTCTATGTGGAGCAGGGATTGAATGGTTTTTCCAACTGGTATCACATCCAGGCCCAGGAGGAACGCGACCATGCAATGCTTTTCCTGCAATATATGCAGAACAACGATACACCTGTAACATTTGAACAAATTGACAAACCAGATGTATTGCTCAGCAATAACATGGCCCCTCTCGAAGAAGGATTAAAGCATGAAAAATATGTGACTGGTTTGATCCACAATATTTATGATGCCGCTTATTCTGTAAAGGATTTCCGTACTATGCAGTTTTTGGACTGGTTTGTCAAAGAACAGGGGGAGGAAGAGACAAGGGCCAAAGACCAGGTTAAGAAGATGGAACTGTTCGGAAGCGACCCAAAGAGCTTATATCTACTGGATCAGGAGATGGCTGGCCGCACATATGCCGCCCCCTCCCTTGTATTATAG
- a CDS encoding metal-dependent transcriptional regulator has translation MKTNESAENYLETILILSNSQPSVRSVDIAEELGFKKSSVSVAMKNLREKEHITVSGEGHILLTDTGREIAEMIYERHQLLTEWLVRLGVDRETAAQDACKIEHVISKESFQAIKEHIK, from the coding sequence TTGAAAACAAACGAATCTGCAGAAAATTATCTGGAGACTATACTGATCCTCAGCAATAGCCAGCCTTCCGTACGTTCTGTGGATATTGCCGAAGAACTTGGCTTCAAAAAGTCCAGTGTCAGTGTAGCCATGAAGAATCTCCGGGAAAAAGAACACATCACAGTATCAGGAGAGGGACATATATTATTGACAGACACAGGGCGCGAAATAGCCGAAATGATTTATGAGCGCCACCAGCTGTTGACAGAATGGTTGGTACGGCTTGGAGTAGATAGAGAGACTGCTGCCCAGGATGCCTGCAAAATCGAACATGTCATCAGCAAAGAAAGTTTTCAGGCCATAAAAGAACACATTAAATAG
- a CDS encoding FeoA family protein, producing the protein MMPLSMVREGEPNIIRKIGGKEETKRFLENLGFVTGGTVTVVSVTGGNMIVNVKDSRVAIGKDMANKIMVG; encoded by the coding sequence ATGATGCCATTATCAATGGTAAGAGAAGGTGAACCAAACATAATCCGTAAAATCGGAGGGAAAGAAGAAACTAAAAGATTTCTGGAAAACCTGGGGTTTGTTACAGGCGGAACTGTCACAGTTGTCTCTGTAACGGGGGGCAATATGATTGTGAATGTGAAAGACTCCCGGGTTGCCATTGGGAAAGACATGGCAAATAAAATTATGGTTGGCTAA
- a CDS encoding FeoA family protein — translation MKTLREVPCGETVKVTKLTGEGPVRRRIMDMGITKGVDVFVRKVAPLGDPVEVTVRGYELSVRKADAEMICVE, via the coding sequence ATGAAAACTTTAAGGGAAGTGCCGTGTGGGGAGACGGTAAAAGTAACTAAGTTAACTGGCGAGGGGCCTGTAAGAAGACGCATTATGGATATGGGAATCACGAAAGGGGTAGATGTCTTTGTGAGAAAGGTGGCGCCCCTTGGAGATCCAGTAGAAGTGACTGTGAGAGGATATGAGTTATCTGTCCGGAAAGCAGATGCAGAAATGATTTGTGTGGAGTAG
- the feoB gene encoding ferrous iron transport protein B: protein MAIKIALAGNPNCGKTTLFNALTGSNQFVGNWPGVTVEKKEGKLKGNKDVIIMDLPGIYSLSPYTLEEVVARNYLINEKPDAILNIVDGTNIERNLYLSTQLMELGIPVVMAVNMMDIVEKNGDKIHIDKLSKKLGCQVVEISALKGTGVMQAADKAVKAADKKNAALPVHKFGQEVEDTLDLIENKLGSDIPENQKRFFAIKLLEKDDKIESQMTQVPDVTEEIKTIEKAMDDDTESIITNERYVYISSIINDCYTKGSRKKLSTSDKIDQIVTNRFLALPIFAIVMVIVYYISVTTVGTWATDWANDGVFGDGWSLFGLQIPGVPVLVESALNAVGCADWLQGLILDGIVAGVGAVLGFVPQMLVLFIFLAFLESCGYMARVAFIMDRIFRKFGLSGKSFIPMLIGSGCGVPGIMASRTIENDRDRKMTIMTTTFIPCGAKLPIIALIAGALFQGAWWVAPSAYFVGIAAIICSGIILKKTKMFAGDPAPFVMELPAYHLPTVGNVLRSMWERGWSFIKKAGTIILLSTILVWFTSYFGWIDGQFRMLDDMELDHSILAAIGNAISWIFIPLGWGDWRSAVAAITGLVAKENVVGTFGILYGFAEVAEEGEEIWGTLAGSMTAVAAYSFLVFNLLCAPCFAAMGAIKREMNNAKWFWFAIGYQTLLAYVVSLCVYQIGTFITTGAFGIGVVVAIILIIGFIYLLVRPYRESGTLKINVKGMAGAPSRH, encoded by the coding sequence ATGGCTATCAAAATTGCATTGGCAGGTAATCCAAACTGCGGAAAAACAACATTGTTCAATGCACTGACCGGATCTAATCAGTTTGTGGGAAACTGGCCGGGCGTTACAGTGGAGAAAAAGGAAGGGAAGCTGAAAGGGAATAAAGATGTTATTATCATGGACCTTCCGGGCATATATTCGCTTTCTCCCTACACCCTGGAGGAAGTTGTTGCCAGAAATTATTTGATTAATGAAAAACCAGATGCAATATTAAATATTGTGGATGGTACAAATATAGAAAGAAATTTATATTTGTCCACGCAGCTTATGGAGTTGGGCATACCTGTTGTGATGGCGGTAAATATGATGGACATCGTGGAGAAAAATGGCGATAAAATCCATATTGATAAGCTCAGCAAAAAGCTTGGGTGCCAGGTTGTTGAGATTTCGGCCCTTAAAGGAACGGGTGTTATGCAGGCTGCTGATAAGGCAGTGAAGGCCGCAGACAAGAAGAATGCAGCTCTGCCAGTACATAAATTTGGGCAGGAGGTCGAGGATACCCTGGATCTCATTGAGAATAAGCTTGGCAGTGACATTCCTGAGAACCAGAAAAGATTTTTTGCTATTAAGCTTCTGGAGAAAGATGACAAGATTGAATCCCAGATGACACAGGTTCCTGATGTGACAGAAGAAATAAAAACAATAGAAAAAGCAATGGATGATGATACAGAAAGTATTATTACGAATGAAAGATATGTTTATATTTCTTCTATCATAAATGATTGTTATACAAAGGGCAGCAGAAAGAAACTCTCAACTTCTGATAAGATTGACCAGATTGTGACAAACAGATTTCTTGCACTCCCCATTTTTGCGATTGTGATGGTGATTGTATATTATATTTCCGTCACAACAGTCGGAACTTGGGCCACAGACTGGGCAAATGACGGCGTATTTGGAGACGGGTGGAGCCTCTTTGGCCTACAGATCCCGGGGGTTCCGGTGCTTGTAGAATCTGCCCTGAATGCTGTGGGGTGTGCAGATTGGCTTCAGGGACTTATATTAGATGGTATTGTGGCCGGAGTAGGCGCGGTGCTTGGGTTTGTCCCTCAGATGCTGGTACTGTTTATTTTCCTTGCATTTCTTGAGTCATGCGGATATATGGCCAGAGTTGCATTTATAATGGATAGAATTTTCCGCAAATTTGGCCTTTCTGGAAAATCATTTATTCCTATGCTGATAGGAAGCGGGTGTGGCGTACCGGGGATTATGGCATCACGTACAATTGAGAATGACCGTGACCGTAAAATGACAATTATGACCACCACTTTTATCCCCTGTGGAGCAAAATTACCGATTATTGCCCTGATTGCAGGCGCTTTATTCCAGGGAGCCTGGTGGGTTGCTCCGAGTGCATACTTTGTAGGTATAGCGGCAATTATATGTTCCGGTATTATTTTGAAAAAGACGAAAATGTTTGCGGGAGATCCGGCGCCTTTTGTCATGGAGCTTCCTGCATACCATCTTCCCACTGTGGGCAATGTACTGCGCAGTATGTGGGAGCGCGGATGGTCCTTTATTAAAAAAGCGGGTACTATTATTCTTCTTTCCACCATACTTGTTTGGTTCACATCTTACTTTGGATGGATAGACGGACAATTCAGAATGTTGGATGACATGGAATTAGACCATAGTATTCTGGCGGCAATAGGCAATGCAATTAGCTGGATATTTATTCCACTTGGCTGGGGTGACTGGAGGTCAGCAGTGGCAGCAATCACAGGATTAGTGGCTAAGGAGAATGTGGTAGGTACATTTGGAATCCTCTATGGATTTGCTGAGGTAGCCGAAGAAGGGGAAGAGATTTGGGGAACCCTGGCAGGCAGCATGACAGCCGTTGCAGCATATTCATTCCTTGTATTTAATCTTCTCTGTGCACCATGCTTTGCTGCTATGGGCGCGATTAAAAGAGAGATGAACAATGCGAAATGGTTCTGGTTCGCTATTGGATATCAGACATTATTGGCATATGTAGTATCACTTTGTGTGTATCAGATAGGTACATTTATTACAACAGGCGCTTTTGGAATCGGAGTTGTTGTAGCAATTATTCTGATAATTGGATTTATTTATCTGCTGGTAAGGCCTTATAGGGAAAGCGGGACCTTGAAAATAAACGTTAAAGGCATGGCAGGGGCTCCAAGCAGACATTAG
- a CDS encoding FeoB-associated Cys-rich membrane protein, with translation MGTFLVGAIVLCVVVLVVRSMIRDKKNGKSIQCGGDCKHCGGHCGH, from the coding sequence ATGGGAACATTCCTGGTAGGAGCTATTGTGTTATGTGTTGTTGTACTTGTAGTAAGAAGTATGATACGTGATAAAAAGAATGGTAAGTCTATCCAATGCGGCGGAGATTGTAAGCATTGTGGAGGCCATTGTGGACACTAA
- a CDS encoding transcriptional repressor, with the protein MVSLSNAAEIVSIVEAIVDTKDTIVVRLRENGCRITKQRLKLIDIILENECSSCKEIYYKAAEADEKIGIATVYRMVSALEEIGAINRRNMYKVNCSRDCRCAEDCSEKEACTIVLDDDTTYRLTEGKWNKVVSEGLKRCGYLKDQKVASIKIEE; encoded by the coding sequence ATGGTAAGTCTATCCAATGCGGCGGAGATTGTAAGCATTGTGGAGGCCATTGTGGACACTAAAGATACGATAGTCGTGAGATTACGGGAAAATGGCTGCAGAATTACAAAGCAGCGGCTTAAATTAATTGATATTATACTGGAAAATGAATGCTCCAGTTGTAAAGAGATATATTACAAGGCCGCAGAGGCAGACGAAAAGATTGGCATCGCCACTGTCTACAGAATGGTTAGTGCCCTGGAGGAGATCGGGGCTATTAACCGCAGAAATATGTATAAAGTAAATTGTTCCAGAGACTGCCGTTGCGCCGAGGACTGCTCTGAGAAAGAGGCATGTACCATTGTATTGGATGATGATACGACTTACCGTCTTACAGAAGGAAAGTGGAATAAGGTTGTGTCAGAAGGATTAAAAAGATGCGGGTATCTGAAAGACCAGAAGGTAGCATCTATAAAAATTGAAGAATAA
- a CDS encoding YbaN family protein, with the protein MRRIVNSIFIVLGFLFIGLGVLGIALPLLPATPFLVLAAVCFAKGSDRFHRWYTATALHKKYVEPAVNKKEMERGAKKKTLLTLCLIFSISFLLVPVWQAKVVILLVALFHVYYFTFKIKTAPVRGEEIMIDE; encoded by the coding sequence ATGAGAAGAATTGTAAATAGTATTTTTATAGTACTGGGGTTTTTGTTTATTGGCCTTGGTGTCCTGGGGATTGCTCTTCCGCTGCTTCCTGCAACGCCATTTTTAGTACTGGCGGCGGTGTGTTTTGCGAAGGGATCTGACAGGTTTCACAGGTGGTATACGGCCACTGCTTTACATAAGAAGTATGTAGAGCCTGCGGTGAATAAGAAGGAGATGGAGAGGGGGGCAAAAAAGAAGACACTGCTTACCCTTTGCCTGATTTTTTCAATCAGTTTTCTTCTGGTTCCTGTATGGCAGGCTAAAGTGGTAATTCTGCTTGTTGCGCTGTTCCACGTTTATTATTTTACATTTAAAATAAAGACTGCGCCAGTCCGGGGTGAGGAGATTATGATAGATGAGTAA
- a CDS encoding nitrous oxide-stimulated promoter family protein has protein sequence MSKNVDIEKKRQQEKDMLDKMISLYCRGNHQAEKGRLCGMCETLREYALMRTEKCPFMETKTFCSACSVHCYSREMQEQIRQVMRYAGPRMLFHHPVPAIRHMKVTLASKLKRSKNTKYEEV, from the coding sequence ATGAGTAAAAATGTAGATATAGAGAAAAAAAGACAGCAGGAAAAGGACATGCTGGATAAGATGATCTCACTGTACTGCAGAGGCAACCATCAGGCTGAAAAGGGCAGGCTGTGTGGTATGTGTGAAACGCTAAGGGAGTATGCTCTTATGAGGACTGAGAAATGCCCCTTTATGGAGACAAAGACATTTTGCAGCGCCTGCAGTGTACATTGTTATTCCAGGGAAATGCAGGAGCAGATACGCCAGGTAATGCGCTATGCGGGGCCAAGGATGCTGTTCCACCATCCGGTACCGGCCATAAGGCATATGAAAGTGACTCTGGCCTCAAAATTAAAAAGGAGCAAGAATACAAAGTATGAAGAAGTATAA
- a CDS encoding ABC transporter ATP-binding protein/permease, whose amino-acid sequence MFHKRLLKEFPDNRKYVIGMTLSQWAMLMANVVLMLSAAAYIGKMKNLQLTPQDTWRMLLILAGALLARGIMTAANSRLSYLASTRVKRRLRGRIYMKLMELGSMYKETAATSEVVQISTEGVDQLEIYFGKYIPQFFYSLLAPATLFVIVGSMDMKVAGVLLLCVPLIPLSIVAVQKFAKKLLNKYWGTYTELGDSFLENLQGLTTLKIFRADERYARKMDEEAEKFRKITMRVLIMQLNSISIMDLVAYGGAAAGIILGVLEYGKGRISLEECFFIIMISAEFFLPLRLLGSFFHIAMNGNAAADKIFRLLDAPAREKGTLKEVKGSRIQFQNVTFGYEEEKPVLKHINFDAPAGSFTAIVGTSGCGKSTMTSLLMGDYIHYEGDVKIDGLSVRQIGEEALLCKVTRIRHDSHLFQGTVMENLRMGKSDATEEEMNAVLEKVNLYEAILEKGGLSMELTEKAANLSGGQKQRLALARAILHDSDIYVFDEATSNIDAESENQIMKVIHELAQTKTVLLISHRLANVKKASCILMLEDGYIRESGTHEELMENRGAYARLYSSQMELEKYAGREAG is encoded by the coding sequence ATGTTTCATAAACGCTTATTGAAGGAATTTCCAGATAACAGGAAATATGTAATAGGAATGACACTTTCCCAGTGGGCCATGCTCATGGCAAATGTAGTGTTGATGCTGTCAGCAGCAGCCTATATTGGAAAAATGAAAAATCTACAGCTTACACCGCAGGACACATGGAGAATGCTCCTGATATTGGCGGGCGCCCTTTTAGCCAGGGGGATTATGACTGCAGCCAACAGCCGGCTTTCATATCTCGCATCTACAAGAGTAAAACGCCGCCTTAGGGGGCGCATTTACATGAAGCTGATGGAATTAGGCAGTATGTATAAGGAGACAGCTGCCACGTCCGAGGTAGTACAGATTAGTACTGAGGGTGTAGATCAGCTGGAGATATATTTTGGGAAATATATCCCTCAGTTTTTCTATAGCCTTCTGGCTCCGGCCACGCTTTTTGTAATTGTAGGAAGCATGGATATGAAAGTGGCCGGCGTCCTGCTGTTGTGCGTGCCGCTGATTCCGTTATCTATTGTAGCGGTACAGAAATTTGCCAAAAAGCTGTTGAATAAGTATTGGGGAACGTATACTGAGCTGGGGGATTCTTTTCTGGAGAACTTACAGGGTTTGACCACACTGAAAATTTTCCGGGCAGATGAGAGATATGCCCGGAAAATGGATGAAGAGGCAGAAAAGTTTAGAAAAATCACGATGCGGGTTTTAATTATGCAGCTGAATTCCATTAGTATTATGGACCTGGTGGCCTATGGGGGTGCGGCGGCAGGGATCATTCTGGGAGTCCTGGAATATGGTAAGGGGAGGATAAGCCTGGAGGAATGTTTCTTTATTATTATGATTTCAGCAGAATTCTTCTTGCCGCTGCGTCTTCTGGGTTCTTTTTTTCACATTGCTATGAACGGAAATGCGGCTGCAGATAAAATTTTCCGCCTGTTGGATGCACCGGCCAGGGAAAAAGGGACTTTGAAGGAAGTGAAAGGCAGCCGTATACAGTTCCAAAATGTGACTTTTGGATATGAAGAGGAAAAGCCTGTGCTAAAACATATTAATTTTGATGCTCCGGCTGGAAGCTTTACGGCTATAGTGGGGACATCTGGATGTGGAAAAAGTACGATGACCTCCCTTTTAATGGGGGATTATATTCACTATGAGGGAGACGTTAAAATAGATGGCCTCAGTGTACGCCAGATTGGGGAGGAGGCTCTGCTCTGTAAGGTGACGAGGATTCGGCACGACAGCCACCTGTTCCAGGGCACTGTCATGGAGAACCTCAGGATGGGAAAGAGTGACGCCACTGAGGAAGAGATGAATGCTGTACTGGAAAAGGTAAACCTGTATGAGGCCATTCTGGAAAAGGGAGGACTTTCTATGGAACTAACGGAGAAGGCAGCCAACCTTTCCGGAGGGCAGAAACAAAGGCTGGCATTGGCACGGGCGATTCTGCATGACAGTGACATTTATGTTTTCGATGAGGCCACTTCTAATATTGATGCAGAGAGTGAGAACCAGATTATGAAAGTAATTCATGAGCTGGCCCAGACGAAAACTGTCCTTTTGATTTCTCACAGGCTGGCTAATGTAAAAAAGGCATCATGCATTCTCATGCTGGAGGATGGGTATATCCGGGAGTCAGGAACCCATGAGGAGCTTATGGAGAACAGAGGCGCCTATGCAAGGCTTTACAGCAGCCAGATGGAGCTGGAGAAGTATGCTGGAAGGGAGGCGGGGTAA
- a CDS encoding amino acid ABC transporter ATP-binding/permease protein gives MQPKEKTRSPLQVMAGLIGLVKPLLGFMLIAIVMGCAGNLAATFITVFGGYSMLALLGEPSGVTFGSGALILVIFAVSRGILRYAEQSLNHYIAFKLLARIRHQVFAALRALAPAKLDGSEKGNLISIITSDIELLEVFYAHTISPIAIAAITSVFMVIFIGGQHPAAGILAAFFYLLVGIVIPVINGRSGQASGRKYRDSFGRLNTAVLDNLYGLAELLQYQQGENRMKDMEKKTEDLEATSLNLKRAENIQRISTDCAILAAGIFMLILCGTFVQSGQMEFYQAVTAVIAMMSSFGPTAALSALSNNLNHTLASGNRVLNLLEEKPVVVDIERGAVLGEGKVYCEEVCFRYDNRQDAALKGFHACFEPGKIHGILGKSGCGKSTLLKLMMRFYETDSGCIIYGKDNVNHILTDSLRQGISYITQETFLFHDTIENNIKLADEHASHEAVVEAAKKASVHEFILSLPKGYDTELSELGDNISGGERQRIGIARAFLHNSKIILLDEPTSNIDSLNEGMILRSLGLEKARKTIVLVSHRKSTMGVADKVINM, from the coding sequence ATGCAGCCGAAGGAAAAAACAAGAAGTCCCTTACAGGTAATGGCCGGCCTTATTGGGTTGGTGAAACCTCTTTTGGGTTTCATGCTGATTGCTATAGTGATGGGATGTGCGGGAAATCTGGCGGCCACCTTTATTACTGTATTCGGGGGATATTCTATGCTGGCCCTTTTGGGGGAACCCAGTGGCGTTACATTTGGCAGTGGAGCGCTGATATTGGTTATTTTTGCAGTTTCCAGGGGGATACTCAGATATGCCGAACAGTCTTTAAACCACTATATTGCATTTAAGCTGCTGGCAAGGATCCGCCATCAAGTATTTGCTGCCCTGAGGGCCCTGGCGCCGGCTAAACTTGATGGCAGTGAAAAAGGAAATCTGATCTCTATTATTACAAGTGATATAGAACTTTTGGAAGTATTTTATGCGCATACTATCTCGCCTATTGCTATTGCGGCCATTACTTCTGTTTTTATGGTTATTTTTATTGGAGGGCAGCACCCAGCGGCTGGGATACTGGCAGCGTTCTTTTATCTTCTGGTAGGGATCGTGATACCTGTCATAAACGGCAGGAGCGGGCAGGCAAGTGGGCGAAAGTACAGGGATTCTTTTGGCAGATTGAACACGGCTGTTCTGGACAATCTGTATGGACTTGCTGAATTACTTCAGTACCAGCAAGGAGAAAACAGGATGAAGGATATGGAGAAAAAGACAGAAGATCTGGAAGCCACAAGCCTGAATCTGAAAAGGGCCGAAAATATTCAGAGAATTTCAACAGACTGTGCAATACTGGCGGCGGGCATATTTATGCTTATTTTATGTGGAACCTTTGTGCAAAGCGGGCAAATGGAATTTTACCAGGCAGTCACTGCCGTGATTGCTATGATGAGTTCTTTTGGGCCAACGGCGGCTTTGTCGGCTCTTTCCAATAATTTAAACCACACACTGGCAAGCGGAAACCGGGTGCTGAATCTTCTGGAGGAGAAGCCTGTAGTCGTGGATATTGAGAGAGGGGCAGTGCTGGGGGAAGGTAAGGTATATTGCGAAGAGGTATGCTTTAGGTATGATAACAGGCAGGATGCAGCCCTGAAGGGTTTTCATGCCTGCTTTGAGCCGGGAAAAATCCACGGCATTCTGGGAAAAAGCGGGTGTGGCAAATCGACACTCTTAAAATTAATGATGAGGTTTTACGAAACAGACAGCGGCTGTATTATTTATGGGAAAGATAATGTGAACCATATTTTGACGGATTCTCTCAGGCAGGGAATTTCGTATATTACACAGGAAACCTTCCTTTTCCATGATACTATCGAGAATAATATAAAATTAGCTGATGAACACGCCTCCCATGAGGCTGTGGTGGAGGCGGCAAAAAAGGCGTCTGTACATGAGTTTATTTTGTCTCTGCCAAAGGGATATGATACAGAACTTTCAGAACTTGGGGATAACATTTCAGGAGGGGAAAGACAGAGAATTGGAATTGCCAGGGCATTTCTGCATAACAGCAAGATTATTCTGCTGGATGAACCTACAAGCAACATAGACAGCCTGAACGAGGGCATGATCTTAAGAAGCCTGGGACTGGAGAAGGCTAGGAAAACAATTGTGCTTGTGTCCCATAGGAAATCTACAATGGGAGTAGCGGATAAAGTAATAAATATGTAA